A stretch of the Musa acuminata AAA Group cultivar baxijiao chromosome BXJ2-7, Cavendish_Baxijiao_AAA, whole genome shotgun sequence genome encodes the following:
- the LOC103990792 gene encoding uncharacterized protein LOC103990792 — MDAIRKQLDVLMGANRNGDVTEVNRKYYDRDVCRLFLAGLCPHDLFQLTKMDMGPCPKIHSLQLRKEYEEAKAKGDHNFDRELEDMIERLIVECERKIQRALKRLEDEDAKAAIAISVSKVTQTPEAIELSKQIKEKLKEADVFDFEGKTDSKIRVLEVVEELKAQRADKQSVLLLDAFNKDRASLPQPIQNPSPLATLPVLNPPDPRTQEMINEKLKKAEDLGEMGMIDEAQKALEEAEALKKLGARQEPVLESSKYSAADVRITDQKLRVCDICGAFLSVYDNDRRLADHFGGKLHLGYMQIREKLAELQEERNKKRKIDRSEDDRRSKERSRDHDRAGSRDRDIDREVRGDNRDRGREHDRRNRDHDRHYDRDHRDRDRDTDRSRNYDSRSRRRSRSRSRDRGRDYDRHRRHDRY, encoded by the exons atggacgCCATCAGGAAGCAGCTCGACGTGCTCATGGGGGCCAACCGCAACGGGGACGTGACGGAAGTGAACCGCAAGTACTACGACCGCGACGTCTGCCGCCTCTTCTTGGCCGGCCTCTGCCCCCATGACCTCTTCCAGCTTACG AAAATGGATATGGGTCCCTGTCCGAAGATTCATTCCTTGCAGCTGAGAAAAGA atatgaAGAAGCAAAAGCAAAAGGTGATCATAATTTTGATAGAGAACTTGAAGATATGATAGAAAGACTCATTGTAGAGTGTGAAAGGAAAATTCAAAGAGCCCTCAAGCGACTTGAGGATGAGGATGCTAAGGCTGCTATAGCAATATCTGTATCCAAGGTTACTCAG ACGCCTGAAGCCATTGAATTGTCGAAGCAAATAAAGGAGAAATTAAAAGAAGCTGATGTATTCG ATTTTGAAGGAAAAACTGATAGTAAAATTCGGGTCCTAGAGGTGGTGGAAGAACTCAAAGCCCAAAGAGCTGACAAACAG TCGGTGCTTCTTCTTGATGCTTTCAACAAAGACAGGGCTTCTTTGCCACAGCCAATTCAAAATCCTTCTCCATTAGCAACTCTGCCTGTTCTTAATCCTCCAGACCCTCGTACCCAGGAAATGATTAATGAAAAACTAAAGAAAGCGGAAGATCTTG GTGAGATGGGTATGATAGATGAAGCCCAGAAAGCTCTAGAAGAGGCAGAAGCTCTGAAAAAG CTGGGTGCACGGCAAGAGCCAGTCCTAGAATCTTCGAAGTATAGTGCTGCTGATGTTCGAATA ACTGATCAGAAGTTGCGGGTATGCGATATTTGTGGAGCATTCTTGAGTGTCTATGACAA TGACCGTCGCTTGGCTGATCATTTTGGAGGGAAACTTCATCTGGGCTATATGCAAATCCGTGAGAAACTAGCAGAACTCCAG GAAGAGAGAAACAAAAAGCGGAAGATTGACCGTTCTGAAGATGATAGAAG GTCGAAAGAACGGAGTAGGGATCATGACAGGGCAGGAAGCAGGGATCGAGACATAGATAGAGAGGTTCGAGGTGATAATCGAGATAGAGGCAGAGAACACGATCGAAGAAATAGGGATCATGATCGGCATTATGATAGAGATCATAGAGACCGAGACAGAGATACTGATCGATCTCGCAACTATGATTCGAGGAGTCGAAGAAGGTCACGTTCTCGATCAAGGGATCGTGGCAGAGATTATGACCGGCATAG GCGTCATGATAGGTACTAA
- the LOC135616593 gene encoding small ribosomal subunit protein mS80 (rPPR6)-like: protein MWWRSRARVFLLRSLIRRPFPSQSKRGSSKTLSPIPPFTLGWARPVNLQFQNLRFFSSPNEAVSGDDEDKNRSLGFVESSDSLISDAGETGIDGVDDGGEGSSELDGGKDESQVGAESLSSLREESIQDDDSLGIFAAKEPVGEAAEDPGSVTEIDIQQVDKVRSLLRDSSQEPLESSLDKIDVSLSEELVAMVLQTPYVSGHNLVGFFRWALRSEESVKSLKMVELLVSALSSSADLNKMEAYMLWDLIKEIGNEKGLVNTSILNQLISMFGRLEKARAGLEVFDKFDEFSCNPDGNTYYLTIEALRKRSMFNAAWSVCEKMLSSGNLPDGEKLGKVISFLCKGKMTKEAHLVYLMAQEKKIFLPRSSFDYLVSSLSRKDETVRIALELLDNYPTDSLKYANTTFGSVVHGLCRVKEPQEAKKLLLRMAQSGPAPGSAVFNYVITALSKGGEMEDAIAVMKIMEGRGLRPDIYTYCVIMSGFAKGGLMDEAYGIYREAKKNHAKLSPVTYHILIRGYCKMEEYDKALNCLKEMKDYGVQPNADEYNKLIKTLCLKAVDWCTAEKLLEEMKESGLFLKGTTRSLITAVKELEQEAQSESVHSEA from the coding sequence ATGTGGTGGCGTTCCAGAGCTAGGGTTTTCCTTCTCCGATCCTTGATCCGACGGCCCTTTCCGTCCCAATCGAAGCGCGGTTCTTCCAAAACCCTATCCCCGATCCCTCCTTTCACGCTCGGATGGGCCCGTCCCGTCAATCTCCAGTTCCAAAACCTCCGGTTCTTCTCTTCGCCAAACGAAGCTGTTTCTGGAGATGATGAAGATAAAAACCGTAGCCTTGGTTTCGTGGAGTCGAGTGATTCATTGATTTCGGATGCCGGCGAAACTGGGATCGACGGAGTTGATGATGGAGGGGAGGGTTCTTCCGAGTTGGATGGTGGGAAGGATGAAAGTCAGGTGGGGGCAGAGAGCCTGAGCTCTTTACGGGAGGAGAGCATTCAGGATGATGATTCCTTGGGCATTTTTGCTGCCAAGGAGCCCGTAGGCGAAGCAGCAGAGGATCCGGGCTCGGTCACTGAGATTGATATCCAGCAGGTCGACAAGGTACGGTCCCTTCTTCGAGATTCTTCGCAAGAGCCGTTGGAATCTAGCTTGGATAAGATTGACGTCAGTTTGAGTGAAGAGTTAGTGGCGATGGTGCTTCAGACACCTTATGTCTCGGGTCACAATTTGGTTGGCTTCTTCAGATGGGCTTTGAGAAGTGAAGAATCGGTCAAATCTTTGAAGATGGTGGAGCTTCTTGTCAGTGCTCTCAGCAGTTCTGCAGATCTTAACAAAATGGAGGCATACATGTTGTGGGATTTGATCAAGGAAATTGGAAATGAGAAGGGGTTAGTAAACACTTCGATTCTTAATCAATTAATATCAATGTTTGGGAGACTTGAGAAAGCCAGAGCAGGTCTTGAAGTTTTCGACAAGTTCGATGAATTCAGTTGTAACCCAGATGGAAATACATACTACTTAACAATTGAAGCCCTTCGTAAACGATCCATGTTTAACGCTGCATGGTCTGTTTGCGAGAAGATGCTTAGCTCAGGAAACCTTCCTGATGGTGAAAAGCTTGGTAAGGTGATATCTTTCTTATGTAAAGGGAAAATGACAAAAGAGGCCCATTTGGTTTATTTGATGGCTCAGGAAAAGAAGATATTCCTTCCAAGATCTAGCTTCGATTATTTGGTTAGCAGTCTCTCTAGAAAGGATGAAACTGTGCGGATAGCTCTAGAGTTATTGGACAACTACCCTACAGATTCTCTCAAGTATGCAAATACAACTTTTGGTTCAGTGGTTCACGGATTATGTAGGGTTAAAGAGCCACAGGAGGCAAAGAAATTGCTGCTAAGAATGGCGCAATCAGGGCCAGCACCTGGAAGTGCAGTGTTCAATTATGTTATTACTGCTTTGTCTAAAGGAGGAGAAATGGAGGATGCCATTGCTGTGATGAAGATAATGGAAGGTAGAGGACTACGACCAGATATTTATACTTACTGTGTAATCATGAGTGGCTTTGCAAAAGGTGGCCTGATGGATGAGGCATATGGGATCTATCGTGAAGCCAAGAAAAATCATGCTAAACTTAGTCCCGTAACTTATCACATACTTATACGTGGTTATTGCAAGATGGAGGAATATGACAAGGCCCTTAATTGCTTGAAGGAGATGAAAGACTATGGGGTACAACCTAATGCAGATGAATACAATAAATTAATAAAGACTTTATGCCTCAAGGCTGTTGATTGGTGCACAGCTGAGAAGCTTCTGGAGGAGATGAAAGAGAGTGGTCTGTTCCTTAAGGGAACAACCCGCAGTCTTATTACAGCAGTGAAGGAATTGGAACAGGAAGCACAGTCAGAATCAGTTCACTCTGAAGCATAA
- the LOC103991125 gene encoding protein IQ-DOMAIN 13: MGKKGSWFSAIKRAFSSSSKDKFVDSKIPTQGLEKKSTREKKRWGFGKSKHGEFSSFIPLYREPSSIEKILEDAENEQHQRLHLVPPKKIQQSKSPALRPAVIPNYVHISATRIQAAYRGYKARQSYRELRGLMRLQRVMRGQHVKHQTMNTMRCMQMLVRVQSQIHSRRLQMVESRSLQLHHTPRMSEKEMESNFGEWSVAHQTEAGGYGEWDDSLLTKDEEEARMRRKVEAVIKRERALAYAYSHQLLKVTPRSAEAMLTGLRSASAPWWWTWLERQLPSDQAYAAPPVETPSFLAAGLPRATPAPAPAPQRPHRHRLRRRHEDADDASLTSCPPFEVPNYMAPTASAKAKVKGHHANQEPKKKRFSFALGQSIGSLFGGKETMGGGGCGAGSGCGASQTTGRRGKHRSTVSVGGMSIDSIVSLPAGAVAGRRSFV; the protein is encoded by the exons ATGGGAAAGAAAGGGAGTTGGTTTTCTGCTATCAAAAGAGCCTTCAGTTCAAGCTCCAAGGACAAATTTGTTGACTCAAAAATTCCAACCCAA GGTTTAGAAAAGAAATCtacaagagagaagaaaagatggGGTTTCGGGAAATCGAAGCATGGCGAGTTCAGTTCCTTCATTCCCCTGTATAGAGAACCAAGCAGCATTGAGAAAATACTTGAAGATGCCGAAAATGAGCAGCACCAGAGATTGCATTTGGTGCCCCCAAAGAAAATTCAACAGTCTAAATCACCTGCACTTCGGCCAGCAGTCATCCCCAACTATGTTCACATTTCagcaaccagaattcaagcagccTATAGAGGTTACAAG GCGAGGCAGAGCTACCGAGAGCTGAGGGGACTAATGCGACTTCAAAGAGTCATGAGAGGGCAGCACGTGAAGCATCAGACGATGAACACCATGCGATGCATGCAGATGCTTGTTCGAGTACAGTCACAAATACACAGCAGGAGGCTGCAGATGGTTGAGAGCAGGAGCCTTCAACTCCACCACACTCCACGAATGAGCGAAAAGGAGATGGAGAGCAACTTTGGCGAATGGAGCGTTGCTCACCAA ACCGAAGCAGGAGGCTACGGAGAATGGGACGATAGCTTGCTCACCAAAGACGAGGAGGAAGCGAGGATGCGAAGGAAGGTGGAGGCAgtcatcaagagagagagagcattggcTTATGCTTATTCCCATCAG CTACTGAAGGTGACGCCCAGGTCAGCCGAGGCGATGCTGACCGGCCTCCGGTCCGCCAGCGCCCCATGGTGGTGGACATGGCTCGAGCGGCAGCTCCCGTCCGACCAAGCGTACGCGGCGCCGCCAGTCGAAACGCCGAGCTTCCTCGCCGCGGGACTCCCGCGAGCCACGCCCGCCCCGGCCCCGGCCCCCCAGCGGCCGCACCGACACCGCTTGCGCCGCAGGCACGAGGACGCGGACGACGCGAGCCTCACAAGCTGCCCGCCGTTCGAGGTGCCCAACTACATGGCGCCCACGGCCTCCGCCAAGGCCAAGGTGAAGGGCCACCATGCGAACCAGGaaccgaagaagaagaggttCTCGTTTGCTCTGGGGCAGAGCATAGGCTCCCTGTTCGGCGGCAAGGAGACCATGGGTGGCGGAGGTTGCGGTGCCGGCAGTGGCTGCGGGGCGTCGCAGACGACGGGAAGACGAGGGAAGCACAGGTCGACGGTGTCGGTGGGTGGCATGAGCATCGACTCCATCGTGTCGCTGCCTGCGGGCGCTGTTGCCGGGCGGAGGAGCTTCGTGTAG